In Perognathus longimembris pacificus isolate PPM17 chromosome 3, ASM2315922v1, whole genome shotgun sequence, a single window of DNA contains:
- the Tnfsf9 gene encoding tumor necrosis factor ligand superfamily member 9, translating into MDRRPDTPEAPAAPADPEAPRPPPARGPRCLRWALCAALAAGLLLLPLCWVGLLVRGCAAPPTPPPDGLQPFGAQAGSPGAPGQGQATFAKLLSKNESLANGTLSWRSEEGLRGVFRSPGLRYNESSQELVVAEAGLYFLFLRMQLRQVLRVDPPPQGRVSLTLQLEPPPAEDVDLTLTVMVPAVSSKDSGSNSAKGFWGHLVHLQGGQRLSVRLSAHLYGGAGAHRAWHLAPHPVFSLFRVTRDVPGELFM; encoded by the exons ATGGACCGGCGCCCCGACACCCCTgaggcccccgcggcccccgcggaCCCCGAGGCGCCCAGGCCGCCGCCCGCGCGCGGTCCCCGCTGTCTCCGCTGGGCCCTGTGCGCCGCCTTGGCCGCGGGGCTACTACTGCTGCCGCTGTGCTGGGTCGGGCTGCTGGTCCGCGGCTGCGCGGCGCCCCCGACGCCGCCCCCCGATGGCCTGCAGCCCTTCGGCGCCCAGGCTGGGTCCCCGGGAGCACCCGGTCAG gGTCAGGCAACATTTGCCAAACTGCTGTCTAAAAATG aGTCCCTGGCCAATGGAACCCTGAGCTGGCGCAGCGAGGAGGGGCTGAGAGGCGTCTTCCGGTCCCCAGGCCTGCGCTACAATGAGTCCAGTCAGGAGCTGGTGGTGGCGGAGGCCGGGCTCTACTTCCTGTTCTTGCGAATGCAGCTGCGGCAGGTGCTGAGGGTGGACCCGCCGCCGCAGGGCCGGGTGTCGCTGACCCTTCAGCTGGAGCCGCCGCCAGCAGAGGATGTCGACCTGACCCTGACCGTCATGGTGCCTGCAGTGAGCTCCAAGGATTCCGGTTCAAATTCGGCCAAAGGCTTCTGGGGTCACTTGGTGCACCTCCAGGGCGGCCAGCGCCTCAGCGTCCGCCTGAGCGCTCACCTGTACGGAGGGGCCGGGGCACACCGGGCATGGCATCTGGCTCCCCACCCCGTCTTCAGCCTCTTCCGGGTGACCAGAGATGTCCCAGGAGAGCTCTTCATGTGA